Proteins encoded within one genomic window of Gallus gallus isolate bGalGal1 chromosome 1, bGalGal1.mat.broiler.GRCg7b, whole genome shotgun sequence:
- the DDIAS gene encoding DNA damage-induced apoptosis suppressor protein isoform X1 has translation MSSARRLLSASVISIQNSCFIYPACQSCLSRLILDSRRFNCLKCGCTGEAEEASYRYRLSLKIADTNDLFDITVFGSCLDPFFGVTAGNLQRCIQDFNQLSGETNKAASPGVLVHAVETCFIGKRFIFGVKGYGSEDQACSAASSILQNCSRINRGTKNLIACQIFLPNAAITGFTVISYFRRLLQSVTFGNNNNSSYLPDVSSAPVDESVSELSSLSVLSRNSCFVQSSGRESFLGSWQQSFSLTSSVAWVTAEDFSSLEVGKLVSEQHEEEGRSVSAESCSVSLNNQTLSDLQFCSSSVKEGNKEEDNELSSQPSQAGRISATDKSERISSSKTECSLQNSSQLLENPLDFGSKIIYPETNGGNYSCQEKSPKLLFYGGHTSASNHVNLTGVSQTDSMLWDELPFSESLNEFLARIEYKSFVASPNLDAGKCGLLESRKLSINHNKSHPRQTPVAGALLEVSGRFLPSAEKDSWESISFACLKASPNPLSDQVLQHNSSSSVLSSADKEFGASCFTPHPHLLTPSQSLQVTSKTSAPKRSRQSKKANAEVSKSACSFISPHFSAEHEETCLQRSKRATCVHSVHDSCLTGSENKENFSCTPNQRKDLTFTGSWDSRPVTPSDIRKIHERELKPLTELRENAFKGINKREVIWNSSCPEGSYNASADLFDVIAGEGAKTAESLNKSCNSLIQEDPPTEKVTTPKLVLFPGDVSCNGSKQTSSLHRTPLAFRKHSTPLTCSFYDSDCNTFMARDFVPYSESTPVAKPLQKPWPAGEHSPSVTVFTPENPTKIHSKRKRSRSSFQNTLLQQLTGRLVKRERLSSGEDIEGRSSVPQQFRNSQSPANFEEWIPPSANKRFKPTASLSIKPVSWDSQLTCEHADRNPISGSKENGEKDVCFRSEGFNSVNTATVPTTPVSAGIAKALFLNDTVLESCYSEGKSLCSRANYSGVSMEGATGWSPELFFQVQSPIFRKPKHKK, from the exons ATGAGTAGTGCAAGACGACTCTTGTCTGCCTCTGTGATTTCCATCCAGAACTCCTGCTTCATCTACCCTGCTTGTCAGAGCTGCTTGTCGAGGCTGATCCTGGACTCCAGGAG GTTTAACTGTCTTAAATGTGGCTGCACAGGTGAAGCTGAAGAAGCAAGCTACAGATACAGATTGTCCCTAAAGATTGCTGACACTAATGATTTGTTTGACATTACTGTGTTTGGAAGTTGCTTAGATCCATTCTTTGGCGTCACTGCAGGAAATCTGCAGAG GTGTATTCAAGACTTTAATCAGCTGtcaggagaaacaaacaaagctgCATCTCCAGGAGTCTTAGTTCATGCAGTTGAAACCTGTTTCATTGGAAAAAGATTTATATTTGGAGTGAAG ggtTATGGAAGTGAAGATCAAGCAtgttctgctgccagcagcatctTGCAAAACTGTTCCAGAATTAATAGAGGTACAAAAAACCTTATAGCTTGCCAGATCTTCCTGCCAAATGCTGCTATTACTGGCTTTACTGTTATCAGCTACTTCCGTCGGCTCCTGCAGTCTGTGACATTCGGGAACAATAATAACAGCTCATACCTACCTGATGTGTCTTCAGCTCCGGTAGATGAATCTGTCAGTGAACTCAGCAGCTTGTCTGTTTTGAGCAGAAACTCCTGTTTTGTTCAATCTAGTGGCAGAGAAAGTTTTTTAGGGTCCTGGCAGCAATCCTTCAGCCTAACTTCATCTGTTGCTTGGGTAACAGCAGAAGATTTTTCCTCTCTGGAAGTGGGAAAGCTGGTGAGTGAACAGCATGAAGAAGAGGGGAGGTCTGTGTCTGCAGAATCATGCAGTGTAAGCCTTAACAATCAAACTCTTTCGGATTTGCAGTTTTGCAGCTCTTCAGTGAAGGAAGGGAATAAAGAAGAGGATAATGAATTAAGTTCACAGCCTAGTCAAGCTGGCAGAATCTCTGCCACTGATAAATCAGAgagaatttcttcttcaaagacAGAGTGTTCACTTCAAAACAGTTCACAGTTGTTAGAAAATCCCTTGGACTTTGGATCAAAAATCATTTACCCAGAGACTAATGGTGGAAATTATTCTTGCCAAGAAAAGTCCCCAAAGTTGCTTTTTTACGGGGGACATACCTCAGCTTCGAATCATGTAAATCTAACTGGAGTATCTCAGACAGACTCAATGCTTTGGGATGAGCTCCCATTCTCAGAAAGCCTAAATGAATTTTTAGCCAGAATAGAATATAAGAGTTTTGTGGCATCACCTAATCTTGATGCAGGTAAATGTGGCCTTCTTGAAAGCAGAAAGTTGAGTATAAATCATAACAAATCTCATCCCAGGCAAACCCCAGTAGCTGGTGCCTTACTTGAAGTATCAGGGAGGTTCTTGccatctgcagagaaagacagtTGGGAGAGCATATCATTTGCTTGTCTAAAGGCCAGTCCAAATCCTCTGAGTGATCAGGTGTTGCAACATAACTCTTCCAGTAGTGTTTTATCTTCAGCTGACAAGGAATTTGGAGCATCTTGCTTTACACCTCACCCTCATCTACTTACTCCATCACAGTCCCTGCAAGTTACATCCAAGACTTCTGCTCCCAAAAGAAGCAGACAGTccaaaaaagcaaatgctgaagTTTCAAAGTCAGCCTGTTCTTTTATCAGCCCACATTTTTCTGCTGAACATGAAGAAACTTGTTTACAAAGGAGCAAGAGAGCTACCTGTGTGCATTCTGTACATGACAGCTGTTTAACTGGTAgtgagaataaagaaaatttttCATGTACACCAAACCAAAGAAAAGATCTTACATTCACAGGGTCATGGGACTCTCGTCCAGTAACTCCCAGTGATATAAGAAAGATACATGAAAGAGAATTAAAACCATTGACAGAGCTACGTGAAAATGCCTTTAAAGGTATAAAtaagagggaggtgatatggAATAGTAGCTGCCCTGAAGGGAGTTACAATGCTTCTGCTGATCTCTTTGATGTGATTGCAGGTGAGGGAGCAAAAACTGCAGAATCCTTAAATAAGTCATGTAACTCTTTGATACAGGAAGATCCTCCAACGGAAAAGGTCACAACTCCCAAATTGGTGCTTTTTCCTGGAGACGTTTCCTGTAACGGTTCAAAACAGACATCCTCCCTACATAGAACCCCTCTTGCTTTTCGCAAGCACAGTACACCGCTAACGTGCTCCTTTTATGATTCAGACTGCAATACATTTATGGCTCGAGACTTTGTTCCTTATTCGGAGTCAACTCCTGTGGCAAAACCTCTCCAAAAACCGTGGCCTGCTGGGGAACACAGCCCTTCTGTCACTGTATTCACCCCTGAAAATCCCACTAAAATCCATTCCAAACGCAAGCGATCTAGATCTTCCTTTCAAAACACTCTGCTACAGCAGCTTACTGGCAGGCTAGTGAAACGTGAAAGGCTGAGTAGCGGTGAAGACATAGAAGGTAGGAGCTCTGTTCCACAGCAGTTCCGTAACAGCCAGTCACCTGCCAACTTTGAGGAGTGGATCCCTCCATCTGCAAACAAGAGATTTAAACCAACTGCATCTCTAAGCATAAAACCAGTTAGCTGGGACTCACAATTGACCTGTGAGCATGCTGACAGGAACCCTATTTCTGGAAGCAAAGAGAATGGTGAAAAAGATGTGTGCTTCAGGAGTGAGGGATTCAACTCTGTGAATACAGCCACGGTTCCGACAACTCCTGTGTCTGCAGGTATTGCCaaggctttgtttttaaatgacacaGTCCTGGAAAGCTGTTATTCAGAAGGAAAGAGTCTCTGCTCACGTGCAAATTATTCAGGGGTTTCAATGGAAGGGGCAACAGGCTGGTCTCCTGAGCTGTTCTTCCAAGTACAAAGCCCTATTTTCCGTAAgccaaaacataaaaaatga
- the DDIAS gene encoding DNA damage-induced apoptosis suppressor protein isoform X2: MSSARRLLSASVISIQNSCFIYPACQSCLSRLILDSRRFNCLKCGCTGEAEEASYRYRLSLKIADTNDLFDITVFGSCLDPFFGVTAGNLQRCIQDFNQLSGETNKAASPGVLVHAVETCFIGKRFIFGVKGYGSEDQACSAASSILQNCSRINRGTKNLIACQIFLPNAAITGFTVISYFRRLLQSVTFGNNNNSSYLPDVSSAPVDESVSELSSLSVLSRNSCFVQSSGRESFLGSWQQSFSLTSSVAWVTAEDFSSLEVGKLFCSSSVKEGNKEEDNELSSQPSQAGRISATDKSERISSSKTECSLQNSSQLLENPLDFGSKIIYPETNGGNYSCQEKSPKLLFYGGHTSASNHVNLTGVSQTDSMLWDELPFSESLNEFLARIEYKSFVASPNLDAGKCGLLESRKLSINHNKSHPRQTPVAGALLEVSGRFLPSAEKDSWESISFACLKASPNPLSDQVLQHNSSSSVLSSADKEFGASCFTPHPHLLTPSQSLQVTSKTSAPKRSRQSKKANAEVSKSACSFISPHFSAEHEETCLQRSKRATCVHSVHDSCLTGSENKENFSCTPNQRKDLTFTGSWDSRPVTPSDIRKIHERELKPLTELRENAFKGINKREVIWNSSCPEGSYNASADLFDVIAGEGAKTAESLNKSCNSLIQEDPPTEKVTTPKLVLFPGDVSCNGSKQTSSLHRTPLAFRKHSTPLTCSFYDSDCNTFMARDFVPYSESTPVAKPLQKPWPAGEHSPSVTVFTPENPTKIHSKRKRSRSSFQNTLLQQLTGRLVKRERLSSGEDIEGRSSVPQQFRNSQSPANFEEWIPPSANKRFKPTASLSIKPVSWDSQLTCEHADRNPISGSKENGEKDVCFRSEGFNSVNTATVPTTPVSAGIAKALFLNDTVLESCYSEGKSLCSRANYSGVSMEGATGWSPELFFQVQSPIFRKPKHKK, translated from the exons ATGAGTAGTGCAAGACGACTCTTGTCTGCCTCTGTGATTTCCATCCAGAACTCCTGCTTCATCTACCCTGCTTGTCAGAGCTGCTTGTCGAGGCTGATCCTGGACTCCAGGAG GTTTAACTGTCTTAAATGTGGCTGCACAGGTGAAGCTGAAGAAGCAAGCTACAGATACAGATTGTCCCTAAAGATTGCTGACACTAATGATTTGTTTGACATTACTGTGTTTGGAAGTTGCTTAGATCCATTCTTTGGCGTCACTGCAGGAAATCTGCAGAG GTGTATTCAAGACTTTAATCAGCTGtcaggagaaacaaacaaagctgCATCTCCAGGAGTCTTAGTTCATGCAGTTGAAACCTGTTTCATTGGAAAAAGATTTATATTTGGAGTGAAG ggtTATGGAAGTGAAGATCAAGCAtgttctgctgccagcagcatctTGCAAAACTGTTCCAGAATTAATAGAGGTACAAAAAACCTTATAGCTTGCCAGATCTTCCTGCCAAATGCTGCTATTACTGGCTTTACTGTTATCAGCTACTTCCGTCGGCTCCTGCAGTCTGTGACATTCGGGAACAATAATAACAGCTCATACCTACCTGATGTGTCTTCAGCTCCGGTAGATGAATCTGTCAGTGAACTCAGCAGCTTGTCTGTTTTGAGCAGAAACTCCTGTTTTGTTCAATCTAGTGGCAGAGAAAGTTTTTTAGGGTCCTGGCAGCAATCCTTCAGCCTAACTTCATCTGTTGCTTGGGTAACAGCAGAAGATTTTTCCTCTCTGGAAGTGGGAAAGCTG TTTTGCAGCTCTTCAGTGAAGGAAGGGAATAAAGAAGAGGATAATGAATTAAGTTCACAGCCTAGTCAAGCTGGCAGAATCTCTGCCACTGATAAATCAGAgagaatttcttcttcaaagacAGAGTGTTCACTTCAAAACAGTTCACAGTTGTTAGAAAATCCCTTGGACTTTGGATCAAAAATCATTTACCCAGAGACTAATGGTGGAAATTATTCTTGCCAAGAAAAGTCCCCAAAGTTGCTTTTTTACGGGGGACATACCTCAGCTTCGAATCATGTAAATCTAACTGGAGTATCTCAGACAGACTCAATGCTTTGGGATGAGCTCCCATTCTCAGAAAGCCTAAATGAATTTTTAGCCAGAATAGAATATAAGAGTTTTGTGGCATCACCTAATCTTGATGCAGGTAAATGTGGCCTTCTTGAAAGCAGAAAGTTGAGTATAAATCATAACAAATCTCATCCCAGGCAAACCCCAGTAGCTGGTGCCTTACTTGAAGTATCAGGGAGGTTCTTGccatctgcagagaaagacagtTGGGAGAGCATATCATTTGCTTGTCTAAAGGCCAGTCCAAATCCTCTGAGTGATCAGGTGTTGCAACATAACTCTTCCAGTAGTGTTTTATCTTCAGCTGACAAGGAATTTGGAGCATCTTGCTTTACACCTCACCCTCATCTACTTACTCCATCACAGTCCCTGCAAGTTACATCCAAGACTTCTGCTCCCAAAAGAAGCAGACAGTccaaaaaagcaaatgctgaagTTTCAAAGTCAGCCTGTTCTTTTATCAGCCCACATTTTTCTGCTGAACATGAAGAAACTTGTTTACAAAGGAGCAAGAGAGCTACCTGTGTGCATTCTGTACATGACAGCTGTTTAACTGGTAgtgagaataaagaaaatttttCATGTACACCAAACCAAAGAAAAGATCTTACATTCACAGGGTCATGGGACTCTCGTCCAGTAACTCCCAGTGATATAAGAAAGATACATGAAAGAGAATTAAAACCATTGACAGAGCTACGTGAAAATGCCTTTAAAGGTATAAAtaagagggaggtgatatggAATAGTAGCTGCCCTGAAGGGAGTTACAATGCTTCTGCTGATCTCTTTGATGTGATTGCAGGTGAGGGAGCAAAAACTGCAGAATCCTTAAATAAGTCATGTAACTCTTTGATACAGGAAGATCCTCCAACGGAAAAGGTCACAACTCCCAAATTGGTGCTTTTTCCTGGAGACGTTTCCTGTAACGGTTCAAAACAGACATCCTCCCTACATAGAACCCCTCTTGCTTTTCGCAAGCACAGTACACCGCTAACGTGCTCCTTTTATGATTCAGACTGCAATACATTTATGGCTCGAGACTTTGTTCCTTATTCGGAGTCAACTCCTGTGGCAAAACCTCTCCAAAAACCGTGGCCTGCTGGGGAACACAGCCCTTCTGTCACTGTATTCACCCCTGAAAATCCCACTAAAATCCATTCCAAACGCAAGCGATCTAGATCTTCCTTTCAAAACACTCTGCTACAGCAGCTTACTGGCAGGCTAGTGAAACGTGAAAGGCTGAGTAGCGGTGAAGACATAGAAGGTAGGAGCTCTGTTCCACAGCAGTTCCGTAACAGCCAGTCACCTGCCAACTTTGAGGAGTGGATCCCTCCATCTGCAAACAAGAGATTTAAACCAACTGCATCTCTAAGCATAAAACCAGTTAGCTGGGACTCACAATTGACCTGTGAGCATGCTGACAGGAACCCTATTTCTGGAAGCAAAGAGAATGGTGAAAAAGATGTGTGCTTCAGGAGTGAGGGATTCAACTCTGTGAATACAGCCACGGTTCCGACAACTCCTGTGTCTGCAGGTATTGCCaaggctttgtttttaaatgacacaGTCCTGGAAAGCTGTTATTCAGAAGGAAAGAGTCTCTGCTCACGTGCAAATTATTCAGGGGTTTCAATGGAAGGGGCAACAGGCTGGTCTCCTGAGCTGTTCTTCCAAGTACAAAGCCCTATTTTCCGTAAgccaaaacataaaaaatga